One region of Paralichthys olivaceus isolate ysfri-2021 chromosome 12, ASM2471397v2, whole genome shotgun sequence genomic DNA includes:
- the evla gene encoding enah/Vasp-like a isoform X2, translating to MYSLDDFGEQSICQARASVMVYDDASKKWVPIKPGQQGFSRINIYHNTANNTFRVVGVKLQDQQVVINYSIVKGLKYNQATPTFHQWRDARQVYGLNFASKEEATTFSNAMLFALNVLSSPDSGGPVVQRQNGPSSEESEAQRRMMEQHQMQAHKERERRTSGSVVSTLQYKVSTPVTHPDTPPEYRQYRASTLPPSYVRVASSPPTSASSSPSQEKEAGAARDKAQLSSQLSTSLASAFSPVQAGVTTQGRQVRQIPLSPPTAARHLHLQQQQQDFMLPPKHGTWSASHLQQMYAQLPPSCSPPVMMAMPVKQSLPPQPVLPVAHPLPPVSTRMKPPPRDPGTMTGPHQQYPQHQPHPHSNGQPDDHYSPHSQHLPLTPQLCEAVPLPPLIGQPAPGSAPSHHSQYSSTFHPQQHQQLQQQPPPQQQVYHHQTQPLTTTSSSSSSPPSYTAMSDGGSPKKTPSPIPQQAPMAISSPPVSAGHPSMLSVAPPPAAVPAPIAGPPAPPPPPGPPPPMAVPPPMPPPLPTGGGPPGGPPGVQHQPSGLAAALAGAKLRKVHRDESSPPGSGGKSDSNRSSGGSGGGGGGGGGGEGLMQEMNALLARRRKASEKPDEDDSSGRGPGQNSTDAVKKPWERSNSAEKSSLVSRVRPIGSTSESDTEFDRMKQEILDEVVRELHKVKDEIINAIRQEIGRISTS from the exons TGAACAGAGTATCTGCCAGGCGCGGGCCTCGGTCATGGTCTATGATGATGCCAGTAAGAAGTGGGTGCCCATCAAGCCCGGGCAGCAGGGCTTCAGTCGCATCAACATCTACCACAACACTGCCAACAACACCTTCAGAGTGGTGGGCGTCAAACTGCAGGACCAGCAG GTGGTGATCAACTACTCCATAGTGAAGGGCCTGAAGTACAATCAGGCCACTCCCACCTTCCATCAGTGGCGTGACGCTCGCCAGGTCTATGGGCTGAACTTTGCCAGTAAGGAGGAGGCCACCACCTTCTCCAACGCCATGCTGTTCGCCCTCAATGTCCTCAGCTCACCTGACAGCGGAG gTCCAGTCGTTCAGCGCCAAAATGGGCCGTCCTCAGAGGAAAGTGAGGCACAGAGGAG GATGATGGAGCAACATCAGATGCAGGCGCACAAGGAGAGGGAGCGACGGACGTCAGGATCAG TCGTTTCCACTCTCCAATATAAAGTCTCCACTCCTGTCACCCACCCAGACACCCCTCCCGAGTACAGACAGTACAGAGCTAGCACACTGCCACCCTCCTACGTCCGCGTGGCCTCCTCCCCTCCcacctccgcctcctcctctccgtctcaGGAGAAAGAGGCAGGGGCTGCTAGGGACAAGGCCCAGCTTTCCTCCCAGctctccacctccctcgccTCAGCTTTTTCCCCAGTCCAGGCAGGAGTGACCACGCAGGGCCGACAGGTCCGTCAGATCCCCCTGTCTCCTCCCACTGCAGCccgccacctccacctccaacagcagcaacaagacTTCATGCTCCCCCCTAAACATGGCACCTGGTCCGCTTCTCATTTGCAGCAAATGTATGCCCAGTTGCCCCCCTCCTGCTCCCCTCCAGTCATGATGGCCATGCCTGTGAAGCAGAGCTTGCCCCCACAGCCCGTTCTCCCGGTGGCTCACCCACTCCCACCCGTGAGCACCAGGATGAAGCCCCCACCTCGTGACCCGGGCACCATGACAGGCCCTCACCAACAGTACCCCCAGCACCAGCCCCACCCTCACTCCAACGGCCAGCCAGACGACCATTACTCCCCTCACTCTCAGCATCTGCCACTCACCCCTCAGCTCTGCGAGGCCGTCCCCCTGCCTCCTCTGATAGGTCAGCCGGCCCCAGGCTCTGCCCCCAGCCACCACTCCCAGTACTCTTCCACCTTCCACCCTCAGCAGCATcagcaactacaacaacaaccaccaccgCAGCAGCAGGTGTACCACCATCAGACCCAGCCCCTCAccaccacttcctcctcctcctcctcacccccctcTTACACTGCAATGTCTGACGGGGGCTCGCCCAAGAAGACCCCCTCCCCCATCCCCCAGCAGGCCCCAATGGCCATCAGCA GCCCCCCTGTCTCTGCAGGTCACCCATCTATGCTTTCTGTGGCGCCCCCTCCAGCTGCAGTTCCAGCACCCATCGCTGGCCCTCcagcaccaccacctccaccggGTCCACCGCCCCCGATGGCAGTGCCCCCACCCATGCCCCCTCCGCTGCCCACTGGTGGAGGGCCTCCTGGGGGGCCGCCCGGGGTCCAGCATCAACCCTCAGGACTGGCTGCAGCATTGGCTGGAGCCAAACTACGTAAAGTACATAGG GATGAAAGCAGTCCGCCTGGGTCTGGAGGAAAAAGTGACTCCAACCGGTCTAGTGgtggcagtggtggtggtggtggtggtggtggtggtggggagggaCTGATGCAGGAGATGAATGCCTTACTAGCTCGCAG ACGGAAAGCTTCAGAGAAACCTGATGAA GATGACTCCAGTGGTCGGGGGCCTGGTCAGAACTCAACAG ATGCTGTGAAGAAACCATGGGAGCGATCCAACTCTGCAGAAAAGTCCTCACTGGTGTCAAG ggtgAGACCCATTGGCAGCACAAGTGAATCAGACACAGAGTTTGACAGAATGAAACAG GAAATCCTGGACGAAGTTGTTCGCGAATTACATAAGGTGAAAGACGAAATCATAAATG CCATCAGACAAGAAATCGGCAGAATCAGTACGTCCTAA
- the evla gene encoding enah/Vasp-like a isoform X3, producing the protein MSEQSICQARASVMVYDDASKKWVPIKPGQQGFSRINIYHNTANNTFRVVGVKLQDQQVVINYSIVKGLKYNQATPTFHQWRDARQVYGLNFASKEEATTFSNAMLFALNVLSSPDSGGPVVQRQNGPSSEESEAQRRMMEQHQMQAHKERERRTSGSVVSTLQYKVSTPVTHPDTPPEYRQYRASTLPPSYVRVASSPPTSASSSPSQEKEAGAARDKAQLSSQLSTSLASAFSPVQAGVTTQGRQVRQIPLSPPTAARHLHLQQQQQDFMLPPKHGTWSASHLQQMYAQLPPSCSPPVMMAMPVKQSLPPQPVLPVAHPLPPVSTRMKPPPRDPGTMTGPHQQYPQHQPHPHSNGQPDDHYSPHSQHLPLTPQLCEAVPLPPLIGQPAPGSAPSHHSQYSSTFHPQQHQQLQQQPPPQQQVYHHQTQPLTTTSSSSSSPPSYTAMSDGGSPKKTPSPIPQQAPMAISSPPVSAGHPSMLSVAPPPAAVPAPIAGPPAPPPPPGPPPPMAVPPPMPPPLPTGGGPPGGPPGVQHQPSGLAAALAGAKLRKVHRDESSPPGSGGKSDSNRSSGGSGGGGGGGGGGEGLMQEMNALLARRRKASEKPDEDDSSGRGPGQNSTDAVKKPWERSNSAEKSSLVSRVRPIGSTSESDTEFDRMKQEILDEVVRELHKVKDEIINAIRQEIGRISTS; encoded by the exons TGAACAGAGTATCTGCCAGGCGCGGGCCTCGGTCATGGTCTATGATGATGCCAGTAAGAAGTGGGTGCCCATCAAGCCCGGGCAGCAGGGCTTCAGTCGCATCAACATCTACCACAACACTGCCAACAACACCTTCAGAGTGGTGGGCGTCAAACTGCAGGACCAGCAG GTGGTGATCAACTACTCCATAGTGAAGGGCCTGAAGTACAATCAGGCCACTCCCACCTTCCATCAGTGGCGTGACGCTCGCCAGGTCTATGGGCTGAACTTTGCCAGTAAGGAGGAGGCCACCACCTTCTCCAACGCCATGCTGTTCGCCCTCAATGTCCTCAGCTCACCTGACAGCGGAG gTCCAGTCGTTCAGCGCCAAAATGGGCCGTCCTCAGAGGAAAGTGAGGCACAGAGGAG GATGATGGAGCAACATCAGATGCAGGCGCACAAGGAGAGGGAGCGACGGACGTCAGGATCAG TCGTTTCCACTCTCCAATATAAAGTCTCCACTCCTGTCACCCACCCAGACACCCCTCCCGAGTACAGACAGTACAGAGCTAGCACACTGCCACCCTCCTACGTCCGCGTGGCCTCCTCCCCTCCcacctccgcctcctcctctccgtctcaGGAGAAAGAGGCAGGGGCTGCTAGGGACAAGGCCCAGCTTTCCTCCCAGctctccacctccctcgccTCAGCTTTTTCCCCAGTCCAGGCAGGAGTGACCACGCAGGGCCGACAGGTCCGTCAGATCCCCCTGTCTCCTCCCACTGCAGCccgccacctccacctccaacagcagcaacaagacTTCATGCTCCCCCCTAAACATGGCACCTGGTCCGCTTCTCATTTGCAGCAAATGTATGCCCAGTTGCCCCCCTCCTGCTCCCCTCCAGTCATGATGGCCATGCCTGTGAAGCAGAGCTTGCCCCCACAGCCCGTTCTCCCGGTGGCTCACCCACTCCCACCCGTGAGCACCAGGATGAAGCCCCCACCTCGTGACCCGGGCACCATGACAGGCCCTCACCAACAGTACCCCCAGCACCAGCCCCACCCTCACTCCAACGGCCAGCCAGACGACCATTACTCCCCTCACTCTCAGCATCTGCCACTCACCCCTCAGCTCTGCGAGGCCGTCCCCCTGCCTCCTCTGATAGGTCAGCCGGCCCCAGGCTCTGCCCCCAGCCACCACTCCCAGTACTCTTCCACCTTCCACCCTCAGCAGCATcagcaactacaacaacaaccaccaccgCAGCAGCAGGTGTACCACCATCAGACCCAGCCCCTCAccaccacttcctcctcctcctcctcacccccctcTTACACTGCAATGTCTGACGGGGGCTCGCCCAAGAAGACCCCCTCCCCCATCCCCCAGCAGGCCCCAATGGCCATCAGCA GCCCCCCTGTCTCTGCAGGTCACCCATCTATGCTTTCTGTGGCGCCCCCTCCAGCTGCAGTTCCAGCACCCATCGCTGGCCCTCcagcaccaccacctccaccggGTCCACCGCCCCCGATGGCAGTGCCCCCACCCATGCCCCCTCCGCTGCCCACTGGTGGAGGGCCTCCTGGGGGGCCGCCCGGGGTCCAGCATCAACCCTCAGGACTGGCTGCAGCATTGGCTGGAGCCAAACTACGTAAAGTACATAGG GATGAAAGCAGTCCGCCTGGGTCTGGAGGAAAAAGTGACTCCAACCGGTCTAGTGgtggcagtggtggtggtggtggtggtggtggtggtggggagggaCTGATGCAGGAGATGAATGCCTTACTAGCTCGCAG ACGGAAAGCTTCAGAGAAACCTGATGAA GATGACTCCAGTGGTCGGGGGCCTGGTCAGAACTCAACAG ATGCTGTGAAGAAACCATGGGAGCGATCCAACTCTGCAGAAAAGTCCTCACTGGTGTCAAG ggtgAGACCCATTGGCAGCACAAGTGAATCAGACACAGAGTTTGACAGAATGAAACAG GAAATCCTGGACGAAGTTGTTCGCGAATTACATAAGGTGAAAGACGAAATCATAAATG CCATCAGACAAGAAATCGGCAGAATCAGTACGTCCTAA
- the evla gene encoding enah/Vasp-like a isoform X1: MDVHRLQVLRYCLPQSVSDSGLFYSHIAASEQSICQARASVMVYDDASKKWVPIKPGQQGFSRINIYHNTANNTFRVVGVKLQDQQVVINYSIVKGLKYNQATPTFHQWRDARQVYGLNFASKEEATTFSNAMLFALNVLSSPDSGGPVVQRQNGPSSEESEAQRRMMEQHQMQAHKERERRTSGSVVSTLQYKVSTPVTHPDTPPEYRQYRASTLPPSYVRVASSPPTSASSSPSQEKEAGAARDKAQLSSQLSTSLASAFSPVQAGVTTQGRQVRQIPLSPPTAARHLHLQQQQQDFMLPPKHGTWSASHLQQMYAQLPPSCSPPVMMAMPVKQSLPPQPVLPVAHPLPPVSTRMKPPPRDPGTMTGPHQQYPQHQPHPHSNGQPDDHYSPHSQHLPLTPQLCEAVPLPPLIGQPAPGSAPSHHSQYSSTFHPQQHQQLQQQPPPQQQVYHHQTQPLTTTSSSSSSPPSYTAMSDGGSPKKTPSPIPQQAPMAISSPPVSAGHPSMLSVAPPPAAVPAPIAGPPAPPPPPGPPPPMAVPPPMPPPLPTGGGPPGGPPGVQHQPSGLAAALAGAKLRKVHRDESSPPGSGGKSDSNRSSGGSGGGGGGGGGGEGLMQEMNALLARRRKASEKPDEDDSSGRGPGQNSTDAVKKPWERSNSAEKSSLVSRVRPIGSTSESDTEFDRMKQEILDEVVRELHKVKDEIINAIRQEIGRISTS, from the exons TGAACAGAGTATCTGCCAGGCGCGGGCCTCGGTCATGGTCTATGATGATGCCAGTAAGAAGTGGGTGCCCATCAAGCCCGGGCAGCAGGGCTTCAGTCGCATCAACATCTACCACAACACTGCCAACAACACCTTCAGAGTGGTGGGCGTCAAACTGCAGGACCAGCAG GTGGTGATCAACTACTCCATAGTGAAGGGCCTGAAGTACAATCAGGCCACTCCCACCTTCCATCAGTGGCGTGACGCTCGCCAGGTCTATGGGCTGAACTTTGCCAGTAAGGAGGAGGCCACCACCTTCTCCAACGCCATGCTGTTCGCCCTCAATGTCCTCAGCTCACCTGACAGCGGAG gTCCAGTCGTTCAGCGCCAAAATGGGCCGTCCTCAGAGGAAAGTGAGGCACAGAGGAG GATGATGGAGCAACATCAGATGCAGGCGCACAAGGAGAGGGAGCGACGGACGTCAGGATCAG TCGTTTCCACTCTCCAATATAAAGTCTCCACTCCTGTCACCCACCCAGACACCCCTCCCGAGTACAGACAGTACAGAGCTAGCACACTGCCACCCTCCTACGTCCGCGTGGCCTCCTCCCCTCCcacctccgcctcctcctctccgtctcaGGAGAAAGAGGCAGGGGCTGCTAGGGACAAGGCCCAGCTTTCCTCCCAGctctccacctccctcgccTCAGCTTTTTCCCCAGTCCAGGCAGGAGTGACCACGCAGGGCCGACAGGTCCGTCAGATCCCCCTGTCTCCTCCCACTGCAGCccgccacctccacctccaacagcagcaacaagacTTCATGCTCCCCCCTAAACATGGCACCTGGTCCGCTTCTCATTTGCAGCAAATGTATGCCCAGTTGCCCCCCTCCTGCTCCCCTCCAGTCATGATGGCCATGCCTGTGAAGCAGAGCTTGCCCCCACAGCCCGTTCTCCCGGTGGCTCACCCACTCCCACCCGTGAGCACCAGGATGAAGCCCCCACCTCGTGACCCGGGCACCATGACAGGCCCTCACCAACAGTACCCCCAGCACCAGCCCCACCCTCACTCCAACGGCCAGCCAGACGACCATTACTCCCCTCACTCTCAGCATCTGCCACTCACCCCTCAGCTCTGCGAGGCCGTCCCCCTGCCTCCTCTGATAGGTCAGCCGGCCCCAGGCTCTGCCCCCAGCCACCACTCCCAGTACTCTTCCACCTTCCACCCTCAGCAGCATcagcaactacaacaacaaccaccaccgCAGCAGCAGGTGTACCACCATCAGACCCAGCCCCTCAccaccacttcctcctcctcctcctcacccccctcTTACACTGCAATGTCTGACGGGGGCTCGCCCAAGAAGACCCCCTCCCCCATCCCCCAGCAGGCCCCAATGGCCATCAGCA GCCCCCCTGTCTCTGCAGGTCACCCATCTATGCTTTCTGTGGCGCCCCCTCCAGCTGCAGTTCCAGCACCCATCGCTGGCCCTCcagcaccaccacctccaccggGTCCACCGCCCCCGATGGCAGTGCCCCCACCCATGCCCCCTCCGCTGCCCACTGGTGGAGGGCCTCCTGGGGGGCCGCCCGGGGTCCAGCATCAACCCTCAGGACTGGCTGCAGCATTGGCTGGAGCCAAACTACGTAAAGTACATAGG GATGAAAGCAGTCCGCCTGGGTCTGGAGGAAAAAGTGACTCCAACCGGTCTAGTGgtggcagtggtggtggtggtggtggtggtggtggtggggagggaCTGATGCAGGAGATGAATGCCTTACTAGCTCGCAG ACGGAAAGCTTCAGAGAAACCTGATGAA GATGACTCCAGTGGTCGGGGGCCTGGTCAGAACTCAACAG ATGCTGTGAAGAAACCATGGGAGCGATCCAACTCTGCAGAAAAGTCCTCACTGGTGTCAAG ggtgAGACCCATTGGCAGCACAAGTGAATCAGACACAGAGTTTGACAGAATGAAACAG GAAATCCTGGACGAAGTTGTTCGCGAATTACATAAGGTGAAAGACGAAATCATAAATG CCATCAGACAAGAAATCGGCAGAATCAGTACGTCCTAA
- the evla gene encoding enah/Vasp-like a isoform X4 yields the protein MLTPEISPGVLRRVSSAIITLSPVVQRQNGPSSEESEAQRRMMEQHQMQAHKERERRTSGSVVSTLQYKVSTPVTHPDTPPEYRQYRASTLPPSYVRVASSPPTSASSSPSQEKEAGAARDKAQLSSQLSTSLASAFSPVQAGVTTQGRQVRQIPLSPPTAARHLHLQQQQQDFMLPPKHGTWSASHLQQMYAQLPPSCSPPVMMAMPVKQSLPPQPVLPVAHPLPPVSTRMKPPPRDPGTMTGPHQQYPQHQPHPHSNGQPDDHYSPHSQHLPLTPQLCEAVPLPPLIGQPAPGSAPSHHSQYSSTFHPQQHQQLQQQPPPQQQVYHHQTQPLTTTSSSSSSPPSYTAMSDGGSPKKTPSPIPQQAPMAISSPPVSAGHPSMLSVAPPPAAVPAPIAGPPAPPPPPGPPPPMAVPPPMPPPLPTGGGPPGGPPGVQHQPSGLAAALAGAKLRKVHRDESSPPGSGGKSDSNRSSGGSGGGGGGGGGGEGLMQEMNALLARRRKASEKPDEDDSSGRGPGQNSTDAVKKPWERSNSAEKSSLVSRVRPIGSTSESDTEFDRMKQEILDEVVRELHKVKDEIINAIRQEIGRISTS from the exons ATGTTGACTCCAGAGATTTCACCTGGTGTCCTCAGGCGGGTTTCTTCAGCCATCATCACCCTCA gTCCAGTCGTTCAGCGCCAAAATGGGCCGTCCTCAGAGGAAAGTGAGGCACAGAGGAG GATGATGGAGCAACATCAGATGCAGGCGCACAAGGAGAGGGAGCGACGGACGTCAGGATCAG TCGTTTCCACTCTCCAATATAAAGTCTCCACTCCTGTCACCCACCCAGACACCCCTCCCGAGTACAGACAGTACAGAGCTAGCACACTGCCACCCTCCTACGTCCGCGTGGCCTCCTCCCCTCCcacctccgcctcctcctctccgtctcaGGAGAAAGAGGCAGGGGCTGCTAGGGACAAGGCCCAGCTTTCCTCCCAGctctccacctccctcgccTCAGCTTTTTCCCCAGTCCAGGCAGGAGTGACCACGCAGGGCCGACAGGTCCGTCAGATCCCCCTGTCTCCTCCCACTGCAGCccgccacctccacctccaacagcagcaacaagacTTCATGCTCCCCCCTAAACATGGCACCTGGTCCGCTTCTCATTTGCAGCAAATGTATGCCCAGTTGCCCCCCTCCTGCTCCCCTCCAGTCATGATGGCCATGCCTGTGAAGCAGAGCTTGCCCCCACAGCCCGTTCTCCCGGTGGCTCACCCACTCCCACCCGTGAGCACCAGGATGAAGCCCCCACCTCGTGACCCGGGCACCATGACAGGCCCTCACCAACAGTACCCCCAGCACCAGCCCCACCCTCACTCCAACGGCCAGCCAGACGACCATTACTCCCCTCACTCTCAGCATCTGCCACTCACCCCTCAGCTCTGCGAGGCCGTCCCCCTGCCTCCTCTGATAGGTCAGCCGGCCCCAGGCTCTGCCCCCAGCCACCACTCCCAGTACTCTTCCACCTTCCACCCTCAGCAGCATcagcaactacaacaacaaccaccaccgCAGCAGCAGGTGTACCACCATCAGACCCAGCCCCTCAccaccacttcctcctcctcctcctcacccccctcTTACACTGCAATGTCTGACGGGGGCTCGCCCAAGAAGACCCCCTCCCCCATCCCCCAGCAGGCCCCAATGGCCATCAGCA GCCCCCCTGTCTCTGCAGGTCACCCATCTATGCTTTCTGTGGCGCCCCCTCCAGCTGCAGTTCCAGCACCCATCGCTGGCCCTCcagcaccaccacctccaccggGTCCACCGCCCCCGATGGCAGTGCCCCCACCCATGCCCCCTCCGCTGCCCACTGGTGGAGGGCCTCCTGGGGGGCCGCCCGGGGTCCAGCATCAACCCTCAGGACTGGCTGCAGCATTGGCTGGAGCCAAACTACGTAAAGTACATAGG GATGAAAGCAGTCCGCCTGGGTCTGGAGGAAAAAGTGACTCCAACCGGTCTAGTGgtggcagtggtggtggtggtggtggtggtggtggtggggagggaCTGATGCAGGAGATGAATGCCTTACTAGCTCGCAG ACGGAAAGCTTCAGAGAAACCTGATGAA GATGACTCCAGTGGTCGGGGGCCTGGTCAGAACTCAACAG ATGCTGTGAAGAAACCATGGGAGCGATCCAACTCTGCAGAAAAGTCCTCACTGGTGTCAAG ggtgAGACCCATTGGCAGCACAAGTGAATCAGACACAGAGTTTGACAGAATGAAACAG GAAATCCTGGACGAAGTTGTTCGCGAATTACATAAGGTGAAAGACGAAATCATAAATG CCATCAGACAAGAAATCGGCAGAATCAGTACGTCCTAA
- the degs2 gene encoding sphingolipid delta(4)-desaturase/C4-monooxygenase DES2 produces the protein MTQRLTASHTLSHTHTHRGEAMGKTGGRGDFEWVYNDQPHTSRRKEILAKYPEIKSLMGPDPQLKWVVSGMVLTQLLACYLVHTLSWKWIFFWAYAFGGCINHSLTLAIHDISHNVAFGNKLAKWNRWFAMWANLPIGLPYSASFKKYHIDHHRYLGVDQLDVDIPTDLEGWFFCTPARKVLWLFLQPLFYALRPLLVNPKPVGQLEIQNAVVQLVADLIIYYLWGLKPIVYLIAGSILCMGLHPISGHFIAEHYMFLKGHETYSYYGPLNLITFNVGYHMEHHDFPSIPGSKLPQVKKIAAEYYNSLPQHTSWTRVLWDFVFDDSIGPYARIKREYKLSKQE, from the exons ATGACACAACGCctcacagcctcacacacactctcacacacacacactcacagaggagAAGCCATGGGGAAGACAGGTGGAAGAGGAGACTTTGAATGGGTCTACAACGATCAGCCGCACACGTCCAGGAGAAAAGAGATACTGG CCAAATATCCAGAGATCAAGTCCCTGATGGGTCCGGACCCCCAGCTGAAGTGGGTGGTATCAGGCATGGTCCTAACCCAGCTCCTGGCCTGCTACCTGGTCCACACCCTCTCCTGGAAGTGGATCTTCTTCTGGGCTTACGCCTTTGGAGGCTGCATCAACCACTCTCTGACTCTAGCCATCCACGACATCTCTCACAACGTGGCCTTTGGCAACAAGCTGGCCAAGTGGAACCGCTGGTTCGCCATGTGGGCCAACCTGCCCATCGGCCTGCCCTACTCCGCCTCCTTCAAGAAGTATCACATCGACCACCATCGCTATCTGGGAGTCGACCAGCTGGATGTAGACATCCCCACAGACTTAGAGGGATGGTTCTTCTGCACCCCAGCCAGGAAGGTCCTGTGGCTCTTCCTCCAGCCGCTTTTTTACGCCCTGCGCCCGTTGCTGGTCAATCCTAAACCAGTGGGTCAGCTGGAGATCCAGAACGCGGTGGTGCAGCTCGTGGCAGATTTAATCATCTATTATCTATGGGGGCTGAAGCCCATCGTTTACCTCATTGCAGGATCCATCCTGTGTATGGGACTGCATCCTATCTCTGGACATTTCATAGCTGAGCATTACATGTTCCTGAAGGGGCACGAGACCTATTCTTACTATGGACCACTGAACTTGATCACCTTCAATGTGGGCTATCACATGGAGCACCACGACTTCCCCAGCATACCTGGCAGTAAATTACCTCAG GTCAAGAAAATCGCAGCAGAGTATTACAACTCCCTGCCTCAACACACTTCCTGGACCCGGGTATTATGGGACTTTGTGTTCGATGACAGCATCGGCCCCTATGCCAGAATCAAGCGGGAGTACAAGCTGAGCAAGCAGGAGTAG
- the yy1a gene encoding transcriptional repressor protein YY1a: MASGDTLYIETDGSEMPAEIVELHEIEVETIETTIVGDDGEHQPMIALQPLDDPDSIHPHQEVILVQTREEVVGEDDSELHTEDGFEDQILIPVPAVEEDYIEQTLVTVAGKSSGRMKRAGSGKKAGKKSYLSGGEMGRKWEQKQVQIKTLEGEFSVTMWASDDKKDIDHEEQIAGENSPPDYSEYMTGKKLPPGGIPGIDLSDPKQLAEFARMKPRKVKEDDAPRTIACPHKGCTKMFRDNSAMRKHLHTHGPRVHVCAECGKAFVESSKLKRHQLVHTGEKPFQCTFEGCGKRFSLDFNLRTHVRIHTGDRPYVCPFDGCNKKFAQSTNLKSHILTHAKAKNNQ, encoded by the exons ATGGCGTCGGGGGACACCCTGTACATAGAGACGGACGGGTCGGAGATGCCTGCGGAAATAGTGGAATTACACGAAATCGAAGTAGAGACAATCGAGACAACAATAGTTGGAGATGACGGCGAACACCAGCCGATGATTGCGTTACAGCCGCTGGACGATCCGGACTCGATCCACCCGCACCAGGAGGTGATTTTAGTGCAGAccagggaggaggtggtgggagaGGATGACTCCGAGCTGCACACGGAGGACGGGTTCGAGGATCAGATCCTCATCCCAGTGCCCGCCGTGGAGGAGGACTACATCGAGCAGACGCTGGTCACTGTGGCCGGGAAGAGCTCGGGCCGGATGAAGAGGGCTGGCAGCGGCAAGAAAGCGGGCAAAAAGAGCTACCTGAGCGGGGGAGAGATGGGCCGAAAGTGGGAGCAGAAGCAGGTCCAGATCAAGACTCTTGAGGGGGAGTTTTCCGTCACTATGTGGGCATCGG ACGACAAGAAGGACATAGACCATGAAGAACAAATCGCAGGAGAGAACTCACCTCCAGATTATTCAGAGTACATGACCGGGAAGAAGCTTCCTCCAGGAGGCATCCCAGGCATCGACCTGTCAGACCCCAAACAGCTGGCAGAGTTTGCACG AATGAAGCcaagaaaagtaaaagaagacGATGCACCCAGGACGATAGCTTGTCCACACAAA GGATGTACCAAGATGTTCAGGGACAACTCAGCGATGAGGAAGCACTTGCATACCCACGGGCCTCGCGTACACGTCTGTGCCGAATGTGGCAAAGCCTTTGTGGAAAGTTCAAAACTGAAGAGGCATCAACTTGTTCACACGGGAGAGAAACCTTTCCAG TGCACATTTGAGGGCTGTGGCAAACGCTTCTCTCTGGACTTTAACTTGCGCACACATGTGCGTATTCACACTGGAGATCGGCCGTACGTGTGCCCTTTTGACGGCTGCAACAAAAAATTTGCCCAGTCAACCAACCTGAAGTCTCACATCCTCACACATGCCAAAGCCAAAAACAACCAGTGA